The nucleotide window GCGGTGAGATGACCAGGCGACAGCGTGTATGTCAACCCAATATCGACAAAGAGACAAACGAAGAGAGCCCAACAGGGGCACCGAATATTTGATTTGGCCGAGAGCTGGTAGGTAGGAGATGCATGTAGGCAGATGCACGCAACCGCCCTCAGGACGCGcggaggagcgcggcgaggcaagCCTGAGAGGAAACGATGGGAGGGAGGACGTGGTACGAAGAACGTCAGACAGACAAGGACAGGAGGCGTAGTGACGAGATCAGAGGAGAGGTAGACGAGACTGCCTGGCGGGAGCAGGACACGAagcacgacgaggcgcgagCATATGCAGCGGCCATCGGGAGAGCTGGAGCTGACCAACGACGTGGGCAGAGGTGAGGCAAGGGGTGGCGTGAGATGCCAGTGGGGGTGAGACTGCGAAGTTGAGTCGACGATGAGGCCTGTCTGGacggaggagacggcgggcgacgagcatcGGCGGAGGTGAGGCTGTTTCGTttggccgtggtggtgggaaaAAGCGGCTCCGCGGTTGCCTCAGGGATGCTCTGGCGCTTGGGCTGGCGTGGCCGCGGGCCGGGTGctaaggtaggtaaggtTCCAGGCTCAGCCCGCCCAACTGTTTGCTGCGAGCCTCTTCAACGTGCTGCGAGGCTGGACGGCGCAGGGCAGGTATCGAGGGACTAACGTAGGGGAGCGGCACCAGCGTGTGGACGGGTGatggggccggccggggtgagtgatggagggagggacggaTCGTGCACGGGAGAAAAGGGGGGTGGcgcctgtcctgtcctgtcctgtcagTCTGTCAGTCTgtcagtcggcggcggctggggctggggcaaGCGGGGCAGGGACGGGGTGGGGTAGGGTAATGGCAGGGGAAACAACCCAGGGACGAGACTTTCACACTGGCATCACGACGGTTTTGTGTCTTCGCTCCAGTGAttgctggaggaggcggcagcgacagcggcatCAATAGCTGTACGAAAATATTGAAGACGATTGAATGCTCAAGGAAATCAAGCCCCCCCAAGGTATGGTGGGTACGTTGTCCTACCCTACGTACAGTGCATCGAGGTGGTACCTCCCCCCCAGGCTGCACCCAAGAATGACTGGGAGGGCAACGATGATGGGCTGTGCCTGCCCCTTTCGCCGCAGACGGCGTGGTGGCACGTTGCGGTGTGCATGTGCAGAGCAGTGAAGTGCAGTACGTAAGTACGTACTGTAGAGCGAAACATTGAGGTGGCAGGAAGCCTCCACCCTTCTCTTTCCTGTCCTGCACCACCTGCACCTACCAAGGTATAGTCCGTGGTATACGAAGTGCAGTAGGTACGAATACCCGCCGGCCCATGCTCCTACAAGTGATGGCAAGCTTCTTCGTCCGGTCACCATTtgccatcctcctccgccttctccgacaccaccaccaccaccaccaccacctcctcctccacctcaccctcccccccgcccctttACTACAAGCTGCCTCATGCTCCAACTCCCATCTCCCTCTCCACACCTACGCGGCCGCACGTCAGGCACTCGCAGCGCTGCCTCCCAGCACTCCCCGACCAGTCGCTGGTCGCAGGGCGAGTGCCGTCCCTGGGCTTGCCCGCAGGACGACGCAGTCATCCCGCGCAAGCGTCCCGGGAGATGCTCTCCCATTGACGCCTGACGATGCCCCTGGACACCACCGACTTGGTGCAGTAGTTTGCAGGAGTCGTGACCGGGCTGCGTTCCGCCCCGCCATGGACCCTTCCCCGGCTGGGATTGGGATCCCTCGATGTTtggcgcagctcgtcaacgtcaGCAGCTTGCGCGAGGCCAGGTGAAAGCCTTGACTCGGGGGATCCTAccatccccgccgccggacgACCGAAGTGAGCTACCGGAGAGCCGGAACCGACGCCGTTTTCTCGACATGGCGCCGCGGGTCACGTTCCCTTCCGTCGTGCAAGTCGAGATCGcacgtgccgctgccgcggcctgTCAGTTCTGCACAGTCAGTCGCACATGACGGCCATCTAGCTAAAGCCCTCATCTCACCACGTTACTACTTGCCTCCAGGCCTTGCCGTCATCAAGAAGGTCTCGTACCTGCCCTGAATAGCTGCCTCGGAGCCGCCCCGCGCCTCTGCAGATGCGCCGGTCATCTGCACGCAAGCTTTGGGCGTCAACCGTGACCTGACTGCCCGTTCAAGCAGCCACCGAGGCGTTCCCGACTCCAAATGGTGCGGTTCCCGTGGCTTGACGGGCAAGTATTGAACCAAAATGGCCAAAGCGTTGTTAGTATGACGAATCCCTGCAGTACCGTACCTGTCGCGCATCAGATGCAGGCGTCGTATCGGACAGCACGTGTTCGCCTCCATCGTACCAAGCAGGGCtgcatgtacttcgtactgcaCGGCTTTGGCTGTGTATGTACGCAGGTATGCGTCGGACGTCTACCGCGATGTtatggccgccgccccgccgcccgtcgcccgccgttCCGTCTCTTCCCGCGAAGAATGATAAGATAATTGCCCCCAGCGTCAGGCCACGGCCCGGTCCCCAAGCAGCGGCACCGCGCGGACCCTTGCCAGCGCATCAGGTAACCCGACCCGACTTCTTGGGTGCCTCGCAGCGTCCCGGCAAAACCCATCAGCGCGgcatccctccctccgcccaccatgacgacggcgcctgCGCGATGGCGACTGCAGTTGTCCACTCTCCTTCCCAAGGCGTGGGCGGCAATTCCCCGCTTAGAGCCATGCGCCTGGCCCACTCGTGGCGACCACGTCACACAAGCCCGCCCACGCGCACACCACGGCGGACCAGCAGTAGATCAGGCATAATTGCATCAACAGACACGGCCAGAGACAGTGCCATCGACGCTAGGTGGGTAGCGTGCATGGCCCAAGGCATAGGAAGATTCGGGTTAGCAGCGAggctgcagctcgccgcggctGGCCATTGATGCATCCTCCGCCGAGCCAAGGGAGCAGGCTGGCGACCACTGCCGGGGCTTGGGCATCGTCAGTTGGGCCGTGACAAGAGCAGCAGAGTAGTCggagcgctgccgccccccaTCGTAAGCGGCGCGCAGTGTGGCCGATCGGAGGCCGTTTTGCGGATTTTAACAGCCGGACTGGAGCACGCAGCATATTTCACGCACGTCTTCGGGCGGCCACCCTCGGCCAACGTCATTGATCACCCGAAAGTAAGGCATTGGCCACGGATCTCCAATTGAACCGCGTTCAATCGGGCATCGGTACGGGCCAGCTAGGCTCGTCCCGCGCCCCCGTTCCCCGCAACCCGGTCCCACTTGGTTGGCAGCGCTGGCTCGTGGTTCCTTCGCCCGGCTTGCCAGGACTGGCACGAGAGCAACCTCGTCCTTTGTAGAATTACATGTAGCTCCGGATGCTATAGGGCCAAGTCGACGGTCAGTGTTCATCTCTCGACCCTAGTACAAGCACCCTTCCAGTTGTACGATGATCACTAATGTTCATGTTTGTTCATTTCTATATGCAAGACAGCCACGGACAACGGGAGTCGAGGACACAGGCCCAGGTGCCTGGCTGCAGATGATGGCAGCAGTCAGATGCCAATATGGCGAGACGAGATGCGGTACACTCGAGCATAGACACCTTCGGCCCCAGTCTGTTTCCATTCAGGATGCTGTTAACCCGTTGCTTGCGTACAGCGATGCCACCGATGACCTCGAAGGTAATTGAAACTTTTGGTCGAGAAAACCAGCTACAGACGTTCGGAGCGAGACAAAAGCCCCGACGAGCTCTGCTACATGCGTCAACATGCGCGATGGTGGAGAAGGGCATATCTCGTGTTGCCGTGCCGAACCTAAACGTGTACGGTTCTGCATCACTCAACCATCCTTTCTCCGGTTGCCAAAGTCAAATACGGGCAGCCTTTCCAGTCGCATGTATTCTGACACGTTTCTCAGCATCAGCGCTACTGGGCCGGGAAGGGAAGATGTTGTGCTCGTACCTGATATACCTCTGTCCCCCACCATGAAAGCTTATGAGACGCTCCGGTGTAGACCACAGCAAAGAATATAATAATGCCCGAAATGGCGACCGAGCAGTCCAATGAAGCACTCAGCACAAAGTTGAACCTTTTCCACCATGCCTGGTGGCAGCGCTTGACCAGCAGCCCAAACACAAGGCCGATTAGCGCCCAGCTCCCGTAGTTTGTGCCCGAAGCAGGCGGCATGtagcccaggccgccgaggaagagcgGGACGTGCACGCGGCGCAGCCATTTCCCCTGTCGCGGGAacgcgcggcgcagggcatACACTGCAACAGGGAGCGAGAAGCCTACGAGGAAGAACCACAGCAGCGCGCGGTAGGGCGCCCCGGGGGCGAAGAAGCGCCGGGGGCCTAGAGCGCCCCAGACGGTGCTCGTGTTGAAGTGCGTACGCGAGAAGGGGCAGGTGAAGCCGTTgggggccgaggcggtgcagATATGCGGGATGTGGTTGAGAGCCCAGTTGAGGACCGAGACCTGCCCCAgggagccgacgacgaggcccacggcctggacgaggaACAGCTGCCGAGGAGGGATCTGAACTTTGAGTTAGCGAGATGCATATGGGCTGGGGGGATTCCGCAGAATTGTGTCTatgaggaaggggaggaTGTGTGGGTGGTAGGTAGTGGTACGTTGCAGTATATCCCCAGCTTGAGGTCCTGCGCAAAGGCCAGCCCCTTGACGCCCGAGATGGAGCCGAGGGAGAAGAACCATATGTTGGCGAGGACTTTGCCCTGCCAGATATACccggcgatgatgcggcAGAAGAGCTCTATCCCGATCTTTGTGTTTGTGGTTGCGTAGACCCAGGCGATCTACATGGGGCGGGGGTTGCTTCTCGTCAGCGTGGGGAAGAAAGGGGGGCTTGGGAATATGATTATATACGAGGTCGCGAAGGGGGGTACGCAcggggatgaagaagacggcggaCACGACGAGGgacagcagcgcgccgtACCACCGCAGCTGGACCGGGTAGTATTCGCTGGCGAAGGCGGCCAGGAACGCTGCGAGCAGGCCGGCTGCCCCGTACCACCACAGAGGAACGTCGGCGTACGGCGTGCGTCCTGGAATAACCTTGCTACTATCGCCTTGCGCCTCGGCGTTGCGGCGAAAGAAGGACCTGAGGCTGGCTGAgcgcagcacggcgacgaTCTCGCGCCGCTTCTCAAGTAGCGTCCATGAGAcgagcgaggccgtcgtcgcgaaGGCGAGGCCAAATTTGTTGAGCGCGTACGTCACGGGGAGGCGAATCTTGTTGCCCCGACCGCCCATGTTAGCCAAAGAAGGAGCATCTTCGTCGGCTTTCTCCCCCGCGATATGGGACGGGCCAaaaagggggagaggaggggaagggaaCGGGGGAATGGGAGGGGAAGTTGCGTACATCCGAGTACGCCTCGTACTTGGCCGGGTCAAAGGTGAAGCCGTCGCCCTTGTTGACGACCCTCGACACGTTGTACACCTTGGCCGTCCGGTCGAAGATGGCGTTGCTCTGCAGCGGGAGGTAGCCAGACAGCCACGTGTTGGAGTAATACAGCGCGGGCGTGACAATGTATATCCAGAAGACGAGGGACGCGAGGACGTTGAGGATGGCCCACGTggggacgacgagcggcgagccAATGTACGCAATCTGGCTCCCTGTTCAGTCCGGGTGATTAAAAGATCAAGCAGTCAGCGAGATATGCtctcatcgacgaggaggaggaggagggggaggaggaggggcagctAGCTCTACGACGGGGTCTTATCTATACTTGCAGTCAAGGGTGAGGGGGAGCAGCCCCATGCCGCTCTTCATGCCAAAGACTTGGTTGACGATGGCGTTGCGCGGCGCGATCCAACATATCCAGGTGAAGTATCCCAGCGCGGGGAAGAGCAGGTCGGGCACCCAATACCAGCAGAAGCCGGCGGCAAACGTCCACAGGAAGAACCTGTAccgggccgacgacgacttgcgCGCGCGTCTGTATGTGACCAACACACGGGGTATGCTCCATCAGCACACAGCTAACCGACTcagagggggagggggggtaCTCTGAGTACACAAGTAGCATCGGTAGTAACCAGTGGCAGCAGGAGACGAACATACtcggaagaagaagaggagaaggaggaggaggaggaggaagtcTGCTGGCTGGGAGGTCCGGGCCCGTGCAGCGCCGAGTTGAGCGCCGTGTTGCCCAGCACGCCCGGCCAGAGCAGCTccggcggctcgacgacgagcgaccgcgagaggccggcgagcgcgaaGCCGAACAGGATGGTGGCGAGCGTCATGAGCAGCTCGAagccccagcccgcctcgTAGCCGTAGAAGACACGCTGCTCGGTCAAGACGTCGGCGCTCAGGCGCGTCAGGAAGCTCAGGTTCGCGAGCATGTATATCAAGATATTTTCCTACGTCCCCCACACGCACATCTCGGCCCACCCCGTCAGGACTCTGTATGTAGCTCTCTCTTCCAGCCAAGCGATGAGCTCGGGATatgggaagggggggggatcaTGGTATGTACATGTATGCAATACCTTGTGGTTAAACGGCCCCGGGTTTAGGCCATATCGCCTGCCCGCGAGCGTCACGCCCCAGTCCGGCACGGCGTACTCCCACGCCTTGCCCAGGGGGTACGCGAGGAACTGGATCGCCGACTGCGACAGGCTGACGGACGGGAAGCGGAACGTGTAGAGCGTGTTGACaccgctgccgacgaggcaaaAGGCCAGCCCGATGGTCCACATGCGCAGCGTCAGGCACGGCACGGACGGGTCGTCAAGGGTTGCGTccgccacgccggccgcggagAAGACGTCGcttgccgtcgatggcggacGGGCTTTGCGATTGATATCATCAGCACGCCCGTAGGACAAGCACAGCTgttctttctttctttctttatTTTTTTGTGAAATGCAAAAGGAGTGGAAGCTGTACGAACATGTTTGTCGTTTCAACTCTTCGTCATTTCGGGCGGGAGTCTCCTGCTCGGCATCAACATCGGCTATGGGTCGTGCCCTCGCCGTGTCAAGTGCTTTCAGCACCGCCATGATGGAAATACGTGTGAGAAACACCGTTGCTTCTCAACTCAGGTGATGGGATAAGAACAACACAAGAGCGAGACGAGGGGTTGACGAGAAGTAGGATGGTTTGCCAGAAAAACCTCGAGGCATGATGTCTCTTCACCGCAGGGGCAGATCAATCTGATAAGATGCGATTgatacgacgacgacgacgacgaccaccaccaccaccgctgtCATAATAGAGTGGAATCCTTCTTGTTAGTACTGCGTGCGTGCGaactactactgctactaaCTAGTGCCGGTGGACCGCGTGCGCAACCGTTTACCCGCCGGCACTGCCACTCCTAGATCACGGAAATTATCCACCTACGATGCCGTCTGATCCGCTTACACCGGGCAATTCTGTTTCTGTTCTTATTAACGATGTCTGCGAGTAGTATGTCAACGGGGTTTGGCGAAGGTGGCGTCGCTCTACGCCGTCCCATGGGCGCAAAGACCATCAATCTTGAAAGACAAGATTTTCACATACTCGCATTGAAGACTCGGTCAGAATGGCTCTCGTTCTGGAGAGCCAACGTACATGGCGTAAAACGATCACGACAGCAATGAGTCGGATAATAAGAGTGTACCTCCCCCCATAGATACTCTTGGGCCTTGGCCACATCCCTGCACCTGTGCTGTCCAGTCCCCTCACCCACGACTGGCATTCTACGTACCGACCATGACGGTTTTGgtaagcccccccccccccccaaagcAACCAGAGAGTAAAACCCTGGGGGGCAGGGCAACAACCTCGAAAGAAAAAACTTCCATGGGAAACACTCCTTCGAAAAACAGCCCGGCCGGTTCACAAAGTCCCGCAATTCGCAACTCAACTCTCGGCAAGGTTCCGTttccgcgcccgcccggtcCAAGACGCCGAGAGTTTGCCGAGTCAGCCGTGTCGTCCCGTgccgcgccccccctcctcgtcaaGCTGATGATGGCATTTGGTTACacatgtcgacgtcgtggtggtggtggtggtgttaGGTGGCATGAATGGCATGAGTCGGGCGGGCGTTGCGAAAAGACAAAACTACATCGCCGACTGCTTTTTGTTATAACGCTGTCGAAGGGGGTAAAAGATATGGAAAACTTTATAGAGACGGTCGCCAAATAGTCCAAACCAGTATGCTTCGCGACTCTCGTCGGCTTCACGCCGCCAacaccatcgccaccaaGAAAGGAGGATGGGAGTAGTTTATTCAACACCAAGCATATTtgctcgtcttcttccatATGTCTGTaatacatacatgcatgcatgcgcaC belongs to Purpureocillium takamizusanense chromosome 1, complete sequence and includes:
- a CDS encoding uncharacterized protein (EggNog:ENOG503P1GS~COG:T~TransMembrane:12 (o67-89i141-157o177-198i250-268o326-348i468-489o495-515i527-548o644-664i676-694o700-715i727-750o)) yields the protein MAVLKALDTARARPIADVDAEQETPARNDEELKRQTSRPPSTASDVFSAAGVADATLDDPSVPCLTLRMWTIGLAFCLVGSGVNTLYTFRFPSVSLSQSAIQFLAYPLGKAWEYAVPDWGVTLAGRRYGLNPGPFNHKENILIYMLANLSFLTRLSADVLTEQRVFYGYEAGWGFELLMTLATILFGFALAGLSRSLVVEPPELLWPGVLGNTALNSALHGPGPPSQQTSSSSSSFSSSSSERARKSSSARYRFFLWTFAAGFCWYWVPDLLFPALGYFTWICWIAPRNAIVNQVFGMKSGMGLLPLTLDWSQIAYIGSPLVVPTWAILNVLASLVFWIYIVTPALYYSNTWLSGYLPLQSNAIFDRTAKVYNVSRVVNKGDGFTFDPAKYEAYSDIRLPVTYALNKFGLAFATTASLVSWTLLEKRREIVAVLRSASLRSFFRRNAEAQGDSSKVIPGRTPYADVPLWWYGAAGLLAAFLAAFASEYYPVQLRWYGALLSLVVSAVFFIPIAWVYATTNTKIGIELFCRIIAGYIWQGKVLANIWFFSLGSISGVKGLAFAQDLKLGIYCNIPPRQLFLVQAVGLVVGSLGQVSVLNWALNHIPHICTASAPNGFTCPFSRTHFNTSTVWGALGPRRFFAPGAPYRALLWFFLVGFSLPVAVYALRRAFPRQGKWLRRVHVPLFLGGLGYMPPASGTNYGSWALIGLVFGLLVKRCHQAWWKRFNFVLSASLDCSVAISGIIIFFAVVYTGASHKLSWWGTEVYQNTCDWKGCPYLTLATGERMVE
- a CDS encoding uncharacterized protein (TransMembrane:7 (o67-89i141-157o177-198i250-268o326-348i468-489o495-517i)~EggNog:ENOG503NUA6~COG:T), which gives rise to MAVLKALDTARARPIADVDAEQETPARNDEELKRQTSRPPSTASDVFSAAGVADATLDDPSVPCLTLRMWTIGLAFCLVGSGVNTLYTFRFPSVSLSQSAIQFLAYPLGKAWEYAVPDWGVTLAGRRYGLNPGPFNHKENILIYMLANLSFLTRLSADVLTEQRVFYGYEAGWGFELLMTLATILFGFALAGLSRSLVVEPPELLWPGVLGNTALNSALHGPGPPSQQTSSSSSSFSSSSSERARKSSSARYRFFLWTFAAGFCWYWVPDLLFPALGYFTWICWIAPRNAIVNQVFGMKSGMGLLPLTLDWSQIAYIGSPLVVPTWAILNVLASLVFWIYIVTPALYYSNTWLSGYLPLQSNAIFDRTAKVYNVSRVVNKGDGFTFDPAKYEAYSDIRLPVTYALNKFGLAFATTASLVSWTLLEKRREIVAVLRSASLRSFFRRNAEAQGDSSKVIPGRTPYADVPLWWYGAAGLLAAFLAAFASEYYPVQLRWYGALLSLVVSAVFFIPIAWVYATTNTKIGIELFCRIIAGYIWQGKVLANIWFFSLGSISGVKGLAFAQDLKLGIYCNVPLPTTHTSSPSS